A region of Periophthalmus magnuspinnatus isolate fPerMag1 chromosome 13, fPerMag1.2.pri, whole genome shotgun sequence DNA encodes the following proteins:
- the LOC117380692 gene encoding protein FAM222B-like isoform X5 yields MLACLPASAHSAPPLLCLQMNTGPPRWETTQKMRSPSYPSPAELDAYAKKVANSPLTIQIFPNSVKVPQRKHVRRTVNGLDTSSQRHSPYSSQLSASAGLLAVLRAPVKQQSTTRTRTTQKAAMNLHSGPYGPQGTLNSTHMQVPSQQPPLTHPMGLQPTPQTLPQTLSQTVQHPSTLQHRGLSHPGPLQRQQSLSQLQTGQRPAYPHGLQRQQSVPLPRQCAPPNQQAPQLHTLRHHGTGPPHTAPHNVPHNVPHNVLVAPSQELHHMHNMAHQTLPQTMTTVRPSTHPPAGHQPGSHGPPHPRPHGLHPGQTAPQPRGLHPSQTVPQPGGLHPGQTAPQPGELHPGQTAPQPGGLHPGPLGGPQQVSSRGPQPGVSGGLQPCPSGGPQQGPPRAPHPDPPEGTPFVGDTTQQPTPGHYGPRKLPDADAPPNVTVSTSTIPLSMAASLHQNRPGDLSSIVLQINQLCQARAGMGGTSVCEGQIANPSPISRNLLINASSRVAHPPVPGSANSFHVGGGLDKVPGHPTGPSLHAPHNMNVPNGLQTFHNEPDKAQSLLQRSWAQHQLAHMQQPPEGAHPCKTPRLEPPADCGFGPAQNLTYPHKASGSAQSFPLKHQEKTRTSPPRCSGGSLPYMEAQYLQHPWGPPQEGPGFQGPRPGPSDRFPGQKYKPGKEDPGVQPKLIPNLDFLPGNFQMPRFGEQSLDMRGPGQDPGPGGPLHRHHPGYR; encoded by the exons ATGCTGGCCTGTCTGCCGGCCTCTGCACACTCTGCCCCCCCTCTTCTGTGCCTGCAGATGAACACTGGACCTCCGAGAT GGGAAACCACACAGAAGATGAGATCTCCGAGCTACCCCAGCCCTGCAGAGTTGGACGCATATGCTAAGAAAGTTGCCAATAGCCCTCTGACCATTCAAATCTTCCCAAACAGTGTCAAAGTCCCTCAGAGGAAGCACGTCCGGCGCACGGTCAACGGCCTGGATACATCCTCTCAGCGCCACAGCCCATACTCCTCTCAGCTGAGCGCAAGTGCAGGCCTGTTGGCTGTGCTCAGAGCTCCTGTCAAACAGCAGTCCACTACCCGCACCCGGACCACCCAGAAAGCAGCCATGAACCTCCACAGTGGCCCCTATGGCCCTCAGGGCACCCTGAACAGCACTCACATGCAGGTACCTTCACAACAGCCTCCCCTCACACATCCTATGGGCCTACAACCGACCCCTCAGACCCTCCCTCAGACCTTGTCACAAACCGTGCAGCATCCCTCTACCCTGCAGCACAGGGGCCTGTCCCACCCAGGGCCCCTGCAGCGGCAGCAGAGCCTGTCCCAGCTCCAGACAGGCCAGAGGCCAGCCTACCCTCATGGGCTCCAGAGGCAACAGAGTGTGCCCCTGCCCCGGCAGTGTGCCCCCCCAAATCAGCAAGCACCACAGCTGCACACACTCAGGCACCATGGCACCGGTCCTCCCCACACGGCCCCCCATAATGTCCCTCACAACGTCCCCCACAACGTTTTAGTCGCCCCATCCCAGGAGCTCCACCACATGCACAACATGGCACACCAAACTCTCCCTCAAACTATGACCACTGTAAGACCATCCACTCACCCTCCAGCAGGGCACCAGCCTGGATCCCATGGACCTCCCCATCCAAGACCACATGGACTACACCCAGGCCAAACTGCACCTCAACCACGGGGATTACACCCAAGCCAAACAGTACCTCAACCAGGGGGACTACACCCAGGCCAAACTGCACCTCAACCGGGAGAACTACACCCAGGCCAAACTGCAC CTCAACCAGGGGGTCTGCACCCAGGTCCTCTCGGAGGACCTCAACAGGTTTCCTCTAGAGGACCCCAACCTGGGGTGTCTGGAGGACTACAACCTTGCCCCTCAGGAGGTCCACAGCAGGGCCCCCCCAGAGCACCGCACCCAGACCCACCCGAGGGAACTCCTTTCGTAGGTGACACTACTCAGCAGCCTACCCCGGGTCACTATGGGCCGCGTAAACTACCCGATGCAGATGCCCCTCCAAATGTGACTGTGTCTACCTCTACCATCCCACTGTCCATGGCGGCAAGCCTGCACCAGAACCGCCCTGGGGACCTGAGCAGCATCGTTCTGCAAATAAACCAGCTGTGCCAGGCTCGTGCGGGCATGGGTGGTACCTCTGTGTGCGAAGGCCAGATTGCCAACCCCAGCCCCATCAGCCGCAACCTGCTGATCAATGCCAGCTCCAGAGTGGCCCACCCTCCGGTCCCAGGTTCAGCCAACAGCTTCCATGTGGGGGGAGGTCTGGACAAAGTCCCTGGTCACCCTACTGGGCCCTCTCTGCACGCTCCACACAATATGAACGTTCCTAATGGGCTGCAGACCTTTCATAATGAGCCTGACAAAGCTCAGAGTCTCCTCCAGCGCTCCTGGGCCCAGCACCAGCTGGCCCACATGCAGCAGCCTCCAGAGGGAGCTCATCCCTGTAAGACCCCTCGCCTGGAGCCCCCTGCTGACTGTGGCTTTGGCCCTGCTCAAAACCTCACCTATCCACACAAAGCATCTGGCTCTGCCCAGTCCTTTCCACTCAAACACCAGGAGAAAACCCGCACCTCACCTCCTCGCTGCTCTGGGGGCTCGCTGCCTTACATGGAGGCTCAGTACCTGCAGCATCCCTGGGGCCCACCTCAAGAAGGCCCAGGTTTTCAGGGCCCCCGGCCAGGCCCCTCAGATAGGTTTCCCGGGCAAAAGTACAAACCGGGGAAGGAGGATCCTGGTGTTCAGCCAAAGCTCATACCCAACCTGGATTTCCTGCCAGGGAACTTCCAGATGCCACGCTTTGGGGAACAGAGCTTGGACATGCGGGGCCCTGGGCAGGATCCCGGGCCTGGGGGGCCTCTGCACAGACATCACCCCGGGTACAGATAA